A DNA window from Polyangium spumosum contains the following coding sequences:
- a CDS encoding FAD-binding protein, producing the protein MTQPQNRRAFLAGFTAASVILAFSPSARAWLSEPEAAADAVPLPPLDGQLLFAPDDLGAAADDFGHILHHTPFAVLLPGSIADIRRIVRFAHAHRIPIGGMSMIGNTHSVYGQSQVEAGIVINMASLAAIHEIDEDCALVDAGVRWVDLLAATTPLGKSPPALTDHIDLSIGGTLSVGGIGGQAFRHGMLVDNVLELEVVTAQGRLVACSPTRHPALFHAALGGIGQFGIITRARVRLVDVPGMVRRYTALYSALVDMMADQEMLMDDGRFDYVEGFALPAEGGGWMYQIEAAKYYAPGQPPDDAALTGDLGFAPSTLTAEDLTHFDFANRIAPLVAFLKSIGAWELPHPWIDTFVPGSQAASFIQSVLDQTTADDMGGGPILIYPFKRAAVTAPFVALPDEPTVYLFSLLRTAPPPAVPDLLAKNRAIYETLRDLGGKRYVASGVPFTSADWQDHFGAAWPAFVHLKHRFDPRRVLTPGPAIFD; encoded by the coding sequence TCCTTGCCGGCTTCACCGCCGCCTCCGTCATCCTCGCCTTCAGCCCCTCTGCGCGCGCCTGGCTGTCCGAGCCAGAGGCCGCTGCCGACGCCGTCCCCCTCCCGCCCCTCGACGGACAGCTCCTTTTTGCTCCCGACGATCTCGGCGCTGCCGCGGACGATTTCGGCCACATCCTCCACCACACCCCGTTCGCCGTCCTCCTCCCCGGCTCGATCGCCGACATCCGCCGGATCGTCCGCTTCGCCCACGCCCACCGGATCCCGATCGGCGGGATGAGCATGATCGGCAATACCCATAGCGTCTATGGCCAATCCCAGGTCGAGGCTGGCATCGTGATCAACATGGCCTCCCTCGCCGCCATTCACGAGATCGACGAAGATTGCGCCCTCGTGGATGCCGGCGTCCGCTGGGTCGACCTGCTCGCCGCCACGACGCCGCTCGGCAAGAGCCCTCCTGCGCTCACCGATCACATCGACCTCAGCATCGGCGGCACCCTCTCCGTCGGCGGCATCGGCGGCCAGGCCTTCCGCCACGGCATGCTCGTCGACAACGTCCTCGAGCTCGAGGTCGTCACGGCGCAGGGACGGCTCGTCGCATGCTCTCCCACCCGCCACCCCGCGCTCTTCCACGCTGCCCTCGGGGGGATTGGCCAGTTCGGCATCATCACCCGCGCCCGCGTCCGCCTCGTCGACGTCCCCGGCATGGTTCGCCGTTATACGGCCTTGTACTCCGCCCTCGTCGACATGATGGCCGACCAGGAGATGCTCATGGACGACGGCCGCTTCGACTACGTCGAAGGTTTTGCGCTCCCCGCCGAGGGTGGTGGGTGGATGTATCAAATCGAGGCCGCAAAATATTACGCCCCCGGACAGCCCCCGGACGACGCCGCGCTCACGGGCGACCTCGGCTTCGCGCCCTCCACCCTCACGGCGGAAGACCTCACCCATTTCGATTTCGCGAACCGCATTGCCCCCCTCGTCGCGTTCCTGAAGTCCATCGGCGCCTGGGAGCTACCTCACCCCTGGATCGACACGTTCGTCCCTGGCTCCCAGGCGGCCTCCTTCATTCAATCCGTCCTCGACCAGACGACGGCCGACGACATGGGCGGCGGGCCCATCCTCATTTACCCGTTCAAGCGCGCCGCCGTCACCGCTCCCTTCGTCGCCCTCCCCGACGAGCCCACGGTGTATCTCTTCTCCCTGCTCCGCACCGCGCCTCCTCCCGCCGTCCCCGATCTCCTCGCCAAGAACCGCGCCATCTATGAGACCCTCCGCGATCTCGGCGGCAAGCGTTATGTCGCGAGCGGCGTCCCCTTCACCTCCGCCGACTGGCAGGATCACTTCGGCGCCGCGTGGCCGGCGTTCGTCCACTTGAAGCACCGCTTCGACCCTCGCCGCGTCCTCACGCCCGGCCCTGCCATCTTCGACTGA
- a CDS encoding NUDIX hydrolase yields MATTKHCRSAMATTCALAVHFVVPTPVAYADLKACYLVAYDCRSAVGADILLGRRNVIMRRRGEVVLSQPTVLLNAGQYLVPSGLAEPGETDGAACAIREFLEETGIDMSSYHGELSRSTRTLMDENTKEKHAVHYVRVDDVVALGNAIQVNLDASNTLADELHEVEISPESIAIHFFQPAPPRHHARLGYVMPKWMRDQYDEASRSAWNGHRLDTYLLSPASDWFKMAIEQMPSCP; encoded by the coding sequence ATGGCAACAACGAAACACTGCCGCTCCGCGATGGCCACCACCTGTGCCTTGGCGGTACACTTCGTCGTTCCGACACCCGTCGCGTACGCCGATCTCAAGGCTTGCTATCTGGTGGCGTACGATTGTAGATCGGCGGTTGGCGCGGACATTCTACTGGGAAGAAGAAATGTGATCATGAGGAGGCGCGGTGAGGTGGTCCTGTCGCAGCCTACCGTGCTGCTGAACGCTGGGCAATACCTGGTCCCGAGCGGCCTAGCAGAACCAGGTGAAACCGACGGAGCGGCATGCGCCATCCGGGAATTCTTGGAGGAGACAGGGATCGACATGAGCTCGTATCATGGCGAATTGTCGCGGTCGACGCGTACTTTGATGGATGAGAATACCAAGGAGAAGCATGCGGTGCACTATGTCCGCGTGGATGACGTCGTTGCCCTTGGGAACGCCATCCAGGTGAACCTAGACGCCTCGAACACGCTGGCCGACGAGCTCCACGAGGTTGAAATTTCCCCGGAATCCATCGCGATCCACTTCTTCCAGCCCGCCCCGCCGCGACATCATGCCAGGCTCGGGTACGTCATGCCCAAGTGGATGAGGGATCAGTACGACGAGGCCAGCCGCTCCGCATGGAACGGCCACCGCCTCGACACCTACCTCCTCAGTCCTGCATCCGACTGGTTCAAAATGGCGATCGAGCAAATGCCGAGCTGCCCTTGA